Proteins encoded together in one Benincasa hispida cultivar B227 chromosome 1, ASM972705v1, whole genome shotgun sequence window:
- the LOC120076272 gene encoding uncharacterized protein LOC120076272, which produces MDIKVLLILKRSLNSFPIHSFGSYCGELSKKWINWWPWAEYWNNTTHNASTGLAPFQIVYERQSPVMINYGNDCTTNATLGQQMRDRDAELRVLKEHLRVAQEKMKKFADNKRRDFRFQVDDWVWLKLRPYCQISVQQKRNVKLSPKYYEIYQVMDRVGSVACKLNL; this is translated from the coding sequence ATGGACATCAAGGTCTTGCTCATTTTGAAGAGAAGCCTCAATTCATTTCCAATCCATTCTTTCGGTAGCTATTGTGGTGAGCTATCGAAAAAATGGATTAACTGGTGGCCTTGGGCGGAATATTGGAATAACACTACGCATAATGCTTCTACTGGCTTGGCCCCTTTTCAGATTGTGTATGAACGACAATCTCCAGTGATGATTAACTATGGGAATGATTGTACAACCAATGCGACTTTGGGCCAACAAATGCGAGACAGAGATGCTGAATTGCGTGTGCTTAAGGAGCACTTGAGAgtggctcaagagaaaatgaagaagtttgCTGACAATAAGCGACGTGATTTTCGATTTCAAGTTGATGATTGGGTATGGCTGAAGTTGCGGCCTTATTGCCAAATTTCAGTTCAGCAAAAGCGAAATGTGAAATTATCTCCTAAGTATTATGAAATATATCAGGTGATGGACAGAGTGGGATCAGTAGCTTGCAAGTTGAACCTTTAG